One Kineococcus aurantiacus genomic window carries:
- a CDS encoding putative quinol monooxygenase — MSTPTAPGGPDGTNTYVLVVVLRARPGRAGQVLTRLHELAEVSLAEPGCLQYRVHRDVDDPATFALYEEWQDEAAWQRHDTGAQVVELLEALTPDLADPIAVRRLLPS, encoded by the coding sequence TTGAGCACCCCCACCGCCCCGGGCGGCCCCGACGGGACGAACACCTACGTCCTGGTCGTGGTGCTGCGGGCCCGGCCGGGGAGGGCAGGGCAGGTGCTGACCCGGCTGCACGAGCTGGCCGAGGTCAGCCTGGCCGAACCCGGCTGCCTGCAGTACCGGGTGCACCGCGACGTGGACGACCCAGCCACCTTCGCGCTGTACGAGGAGTGGCAGGACGAGGCGGCGTGGCAGCGCCACGACACCGGGGCGCAGGTGGTCGAGCTGCTGGAGGCGCTGACCCCGGACCTCGCCGACCCGATCGCCGTGCGGCGGTTGCTGCCCAGCTGA
- a CDS encoding CARDB domain-containing protein: MRTKRFTTLAATAAVAASLLGAGTAHAATAKPDLVVTKVTWAPQSVAVGQQLAFTATIKNQGNAPTPSGVIHGIGFQVDGKLRTWSDLSTSPLAPGETRTLTANSGPTGSRTWTATLGGHEILAYVDDAGRIAESNESNNRTKTTFTVTAKPTLTTTLVGASSYSTFPAMPVKTGVASAISGSGYGSCFTDTGAVPGTETYLGEYSAGPGNYYTGGPFNYSGLAEVPAGATSATSVPVSLTEIRKWHYPDPGLKITCADGQYPGFSKLHVTRVTTSRWTLNDGGWSGVTQLATATAVANADLPM, encoded by the coding sequence ATGCGCACCAAACGCTTCACCACGCTCGCCGCCACGGCGGCGGTCGCGGCCAGCCTGCTGGGGGCAGGCACCGCGCACGCCGCCACGGCCAAGCCGGACCTCGTCGTCACGAAGGTCACCTGGGCTCCGCAGTCGGTCGCCGTCGGGCAGCAGCTCGCCTTCACCGCCACCATCAAGAACCAGGGCAACGCGCCCACTCCGAGCGGCGTCATCCACGGCATCGGCTTCCAGGTCGACGGGAAGCTCCGCACCTGGTCCGACCTGTCCACCTCGCCCCTCGCGCCCGGCGAAACCCGCACTCTCACCGCCAACAGCGGACCCACCGGCTCCCGCACCTGGACCGCGACTCTCGGTGGCCACGAGATCCTCGCCTACGTCGACGACGCCGGCCGCATCGCCGAGTCCAACGAGTCGAACAACCGCACCAAGACCACCTTCACCGTCACCGCCAAGCCGACGCTGACCACCACGTTGGTCGGGGCCAGCAGCTACAGCACCTTCCCCGCGATGCCCGTCAAGACCGGTGTCGCCAGTGCCATCAGCGGCTCCGGCTACGGCTCCTGCTTCACCGACACCGGAGCAGTCCCCGGTACGGAGACCTACCTCGGCGAGTACAGCGCCGGACCCGGCAACTACTACACCGGCGGGCCGTTCAACTACTCCGGCCTCGCCGAAGTCCCCGCGGGCGCGACCAGCGCCACCAGCGTCCCCGTGAGCCTGACGGAGATCCGCAAGTGGCACTACCCCGATCCCGGACTGAAGATCACCTGTGCCGACGGTCAGTACCCGGGGTTCTCCAAGCTCCACGTCACCAGGGTCACCACGAGCAGGTGGACCCTCAACGACGGAGGCTGGTCCGGAGTGACCCAGCTTGCGACTGCCACGGCCGTCGCCAACGCTGACCTGCCCATGTGA